A stretch of Dermochelys coriacea isolate rDerCor1 chromosome 6, rDerCor1.pri.v4, whole genome shotgun sequence DNA encodes these proteins:
- the LOC119857366 gene encoding cytochrome c oxidase subunit 7A2, mitochondrial-like: MLRNLLALRQISQRTISTASHRQVANRVPEKQKLFQEDNGMPVHLKSGLADRLLYRTTMALTVFGTCCAIYELFVAAMPKKVK, translated from the coding sequence ATGCTGCGGAACCTGCTGGCTCTTCGGCAAATTTCCCAGAGGACCATAAGCACTGCTTCACACAGACAAGTTGCAAACAGAGTTCCAGAGAAGCAGAAGCTTTTTCAGGAGGATAATGGAATGCCAGTGCATCTTAAGAGTGGACTAGCAGATCGTTTGCTGTATAGAACCACCATGGCTCTAACAGTTTTTGGAACATGCTGTGCTATTTATGAGCTGTTTGTAGCTGCAATGCCCAAGAAAGTGAAATGA